A single region of the Chryseobacterium sp. 6424 genome encodes:
- a CDS encoding transposase → MSQRRKFNSGFKFKVVVEALSERYTMQELGRKHDLHPNQISSWKKEFLQKGADVFGKETAAEDKKEDVDKLYKVIGQQKMEIDFLKKALS, encoded by the coding sequence ATGTCACAGCGAAGAAAATTCAATTCAGGATTTAAATTTAAAGTAGTGGTGGAAGCTTTGAGCGAGCGATACACTATGCAGGAACTCGGCCGAAAGCACGATCTGCACCCCAACCAGATTTCTTCATGGAAGAAAGAGTTCCTGCAAAAAGGCGCCGATGTTTTTGGTAAGGAGACCGCTGCAGAAGATAAAAAAGAGGATGTCGACAAGCTTTATAAGGTTATCGGTCAGCAGAAAATGGAGATTGATTTTTTAAAAAAAGCCTTGTCATGA